The genomic region GACTGTGGTCTTCATTTTCAATAACATGACATCCCCCTTTACACTCTTCAACAAAGTTTTTAAGATTACCCTCGCCAATGAATTCTTCTATGGTTCTTGTAGCTCTCTGTAGTTCATTTCCATGGGTGAACAAAACCATACTGTAATCTACCATATTTTCACCAAAGGTCTTCTTAATGATCTTCACCATGTCCTGTCCTTCATCTGTAAATGTTTCCAATTCCATGACAAACAGGAACACATGGGGACCAGGCTCAGCCAGTGAGACACATTGCTTAATCTCTGCCATCACCTCCTCATCTTCTTTTTCTGCATGACACAGACCTGGAGTGTCGACAACAACCACGTTTTGTCGTCCGACCTTTACTTCTTCCCTCTGACATTTCTGTGTGTAAGGGATCAACAATGTTTGACCTTTAGAGGCAAgttcctcatcttcctctgggTACCTCAGGAGGGCGTTCATGACTGAAGTCTTCCCCGCTTGAACCTTCCCAACAAGTACAATCCTCAGCTGCTCTGCTGGAGAACATTACACAGACATCAGTGGTGGGTGCAGCaattttactgaagtaaaagtacaaaagtatttcaatcaaaatatacttaaaataCCAACAggaaaagtactcattatgcaaaaATGGCCTATTTCAGGATAATAgaatgtaatataatgtaatattattGGATTTTAACTGATGCATtgatgtgttcatcactttaatgttgcagttgGCAAAGATGGACCTTATTTTACTtcatatactgctgggtagattgtgtgttgtgttttatcttaaagggacagtttgcccccaaatcaaaaatatatctttttcctcttacctctagtgctatttatcagtctagattgttttggtgtgacttagcaagtgttggagatattggccatagagatgtctgccttctatcCGACCTcaacacttaagaggcacatgacaagacgagagtcagccttcaatgtccacgttcgtatccttaaaaaaaaagttgggttTAAACCGGGTTAAGGCTCAGAAAATAGACATtgctgttggaaaaaaaaaaaattctctctcttttttttttttttatttttggcactttgaacaccacaagctgTCATGTTCCACTGTTtgttaagtattttattttctccctcatgtttcatgtcttgtcttcctgttttattttgtgatcaCTCACCGCTGTCTCTGTTCCAGGTTCCTGTCTGCCCTGCCCCCTCCCCATCTGTGTGCACCTGATCCCTTATTATGTCTCCCACACCTGTGTCTAATCACTCCCGATCAGCCCTGCATATATTCCCTTGTGTGTCTTGTCTCGTTGCCAGTTCGTCGATGCTCTCTGCTCACGTTCCAGCGTTTTTCCTCAGTCATAGTCATAGTCATAGTGTGTTCCTTGCCTGTTTTTTGACCTTGCCTTTTTGCCTCACGTCTTGGATACCTCTGCCTGGTTTGTACAGCTTCCTTGTGTATATACCGCTGCCTGGAATAAaccttgttttactgtgtttaacCGGTCTGAGTCGTGCATTTGAGCcctgccttttctgtgccaaaGTTCATGACActagctgagtgccatctagtttcatatACAGGCGTGATGgaagacatctctacggctgatatctccaacactaggcaacacacacaaaaacaatcttgACTGACAAATAGCatcacaggtaagaggaaaaatgtgtatttttgggAATGAACTGTCACTTCAGCCTGTAATAATCCATTTGTTGATtatatttgtattattaataCAAAGTAACTAAAATTTACTAAATTTACTAAAAAACATCAACTACTATAATTATGCAGACGACACCCAAATTTACTTTGCTCTGTCACCAAGCAAACACAGTCCCATACATTCTCTCTGCAAGGGCATAAAAGACTGAATGTGCTGAACTTTCTCCAGATAAATGTAGACAAAACTATCATTGGTGCAAAATAAGAAAGGCTGAGAGTTAGCACTCATCTTAACTctgtctgtaaaaaacaaagtcCAAGTCAGAAATCTTGGATTCAGAGTTTAATTTGAATAATCTATCTTATAATTCCAGCAGGTTAGATTTCTTTGAAGGATTTCTTTCAGacaccccccccacacacacacacacaacttaaaCATTAATCGCAGCAGTTCTTAGGTGTCTTTCAGTGTGTCACAAAATACAGAATAATTTTTTGAAAATATACAATAATTTAGTTGAGACTGACTGTCATCTAAGTTATTCTGAGAATATGCCGGTATGTTTATGAATTGTCACACATACTCTATGGAATCTGTTGAGCATCTACAGAAAAAGCAGAACAGTTAAATTGTACCAACCAATAAGTTGTTTAAATCTTACATATACTTTATAAACTAAATGAAGGCGGACTATCCAAATAAAGAGTTACCCAAGGTTTTTGCCATATCTggttatttttgaaatattttgtttttctccagaATTCCTTGATTTGTCAAAAAGCCAATACACAAGTCAAGAATTAGGCAAAACATTAATTAGTTGTGATGTCAAGTAATCAAGACAAGCAAAAATATTCAGAAAGTGAACACATGCTGTTTAAGAAGTTATCACAGCAAAATGCTAATTTTGATGTATAAACATGTATTATTACTAATattgctgttattgttgtttatgTACAATACAGTAAATGGGGTGTGTACAGActgcaaaaatgacaaaatctgAAATCTCATGTTTTAAGATAACTGACTAGATATTCAGTCAAATTAATAGAAATGAAGTGTTATAACAAATTGGGAGCTGGCAACCACCATGCATCATGGATATAACTGATGAGCTGCTTTATATTTAAGAAAATCATAATTGTGCCCAAACCCAAACACTATGCAGAGTATTAGTACTGCTCAGGATTTACTTACCAGGCAGTAGATTATCTTCACTGGCCATCTCTTTCTTGAAGGAGTAGCTGATCTTTAATGTCTTGTCACTGTGGATGTCTTGTTCTGAGTATTTTAATTTCCATCTCATCATTATATTGTAGCCTGCCTCTAGTTCCCGCCCCTGAAACATGCATCACCTGTTCCCAGCCTAAATCTGACCATTCACAGATCAGAAATACAAATGTAGTTGCAAGCAACCAATCAGGAGGCTGTGCAGAAGTATATTGGGTAGAGTACACTTCCACAGAGGACTATTTACCTAGAGAAATTTGTCATATACATGGACCTGCAGTCTGGAGTATTATTGTCCTGTTCAACAGTAATGATTGATGAATCCCAGAATACCAGAAACATAGGAATGCAATCTAATACTGAAGCCCTGCAGTAAATCCTGCCTTTGTGAAATTCATCTTATTCAGtgtattcattttaatgtaattttgttagaatgtaaaaacaagatcagACATCACAATTACCTGAAAAAAACACCTATAAAGTTagacaaacaaaccaatcatacaaacagaaaaacacaaccgGAGAATTAAGTGATAATATTTCTTCTATTTTACATCatgtatttttagtttttctgtttctgcagaTTTATAATCCATATTACAATTAATCAAACTAACAATTCATTAGTCCACATAATGATGACATGTtgacatactgtaaaactttaaattgtaAAACAATTAATAGCCCGaactattatttgcttaaatcacagaaatcaacaggcctatatttaggacaggcctttaattccgttcacacaaaactgttgctcagcaaagatcagcaAATACAACCAAATTGTTTACTTAAAACAGTATTAACATTTATTGTTTAAAGATTAGGCTTCAGATTATATAGCAATTATGAATGATTCATTAGATCTAGCTCGATCAGACAGCGAATCAAAGAGAGAGAGCTATGGCACTTGAGGATTACCACACCAGGCATACAGACTTcttatcattgttattatcatAACTTGGAATGATATTTATGAAAAactcttttgattcttttgatctgaggaacCCTatagactaaaggaatatgaatagaggagttgaggaatggacacataatatAAAGGTAGCCCACGCTCCCACTCTAGACAATTCTTGTAATTCCAGCGGATATGCAGCAGCACAGTTTAGAAACTCTCAAACTAATCAAAGTACACACCTTGTCTATTTTTGACGGCGCCATGGCAGGTTGCCGAGAGCAAAAAGACATGCAGTACGATTTAGCAGagtctggagtggtggtgcactgttctgtACTGTGCAGGGACAGCtgcacaaatatgaccttcatggaagagtcatcagaagaaaaccttgtGTCCTCACGACAAAATGCAGCATCAGAAGTTTGtaaaggaacatctaaacaagcctggtgttttttgaaaagaaaaaaaaaacaactcctgTGGGCTGATGAggttaaaatagaactttttggaaGAAATTACCAAAGTTGTGTTTGGAGAGAGAAAAGGGTGTAGAATATCATGAAAataacacctgtccaactgttaaacatggGGGTTGAccgatcatgctttgggcttgtgttgcagccagtagcacagggaacatttcacaggtagtgGGAATATGGATTCAGTTAAAGcctttggaaacacagcttgaaatagtaaaaatgcatatattatatcaaagtcgagtgtctcattaatcatccacaaaagtctgagtgaaaataaccattaataactattagaaaaccagcagctcattttgctgtttagaccacttgccaggacagagtgggcgtggcagataacgctctgattgacagctccctcgTTTTCGTCCAgccgtacatgtttgagccctctGATGATTCAGAGCATGAAGCAGAAGCCCTGCcagctgaaaatgattcctttcaggtggtcactgaatggtaaatttcaaaatgttttgtgattcatattaattaggctgaccaaacgtcctcttttgcccggacatgtccacttttcacgtcccgtccgggggggttttataaactgatgataatgtccggttttccttttctgtgtgtgtgtgtgtgtgtgtgtgtgtgtgtgtgtgtgtgtgtgtgttagagtgcggcacgggctgcatatttctgtccgaacccgaaccgagcccaacattatttaatgaccacagcactgagtttgtgtcacacagtggttacaggctatttaacaggccgggcgtgcgccgtgggtgctcagcggagagggagacctccgtgtttgagaagggagcgggaggcgggaggtccgacgcttctagcgagaggagagggagaaataaaacaaaataagataaaataggaaaaacctgtctccctcttttattttatattcagcgtttaatcaaggcggaggcggacggctggaggtccgagacttccagagaggagagaggtagaaacaaacagccagtgtgtgtctgtgtgtgttatgttcaggtgttgtcacgtaaataacagtgcccaagcaataaacaggacagacaataggattttattaacttttacactacattttcactgaaagctgaccgaatccgacccgagcacgaatacaatttatagctacatttttgaccaaacccggcttGACCTGTCGGGTACCATCGGgttcggatcgccacactctagtgtgtgtatgtgtcccctataggggcctatctgaatttctgtctttgagagatattattttgtgatataactgaattttctatccatacatataaattttatatatataaaaattataaggcatctttgagtaaactgtgagtatcatttaagtaggctatgtcgtggccggccgagtgtcctcttttttggaaatcaaaatatggtcaccctatattaatgttactttgtagaatagttagcataacttttacatgcaatgttacggccaggctccaccggctgcaaacgtacAGCGTAGCGccgcggcgtattcatttgggctccactgactgtgtacggaagcgacacgtagagaagccagcggggttgtttaccgtttgctgagccgagaggctgcatgtaggctgcatgaaatgttaaagcattttccacctaagttattacatatatttgagttatctacaagtttactgtactgtttgtcatctactcgctttcaaatgtctgcCACGGACAcagtgtcacggataaacaataGAAGAGCcacgtaaaatagagagttgttgcaCCGCTCTCGTTGCCGGCGGAgctgctgtaattgattaacaggggggcgagctgctacgggactcgcgctgcagacatGCCCGGTTGAGCCCGACCGTTAGCTGAGATaaatgacaacgggaggctagcGCTTTGCCTTTCTTCGTTGAGATATacgttttcattgaaaacataaatctgctccGTTTTTCTGATAGtagcctttttcattcaaacacatccagtcttaatagattaaatatgtccttactctgacacacacaccgacccTCAAAGCGAGAGAGACCAGTGCCGGCCGGCTGTCTCTCTGCCGTTGTGTAGAAGTAGGCCTATTTGCCCGCCTCAAATAATGTTCCCCTCCGGCTAAAATTGTGCTGTTTCCCGCAGCATCACCTCCACAATTGGGGATATGTTTATGCGTAGCAAAGCTAACTGCTTGGGGTTGGAGTtaggggtgaggaagggtgcACATTACGTCCCCTCCCCACCAGCCGACACCGGCACCGGGCCCGGGGGGCAAGCCCGGCCACTCACAAGCCGCCTCTTCCTGCAGTTCCACGAGCTGCAAAGGCTCGGATTGTCCGGGCTCTGGAGTCGGTCAACCTGATTCGAGTGCTGCTGGGAGCCCGCCGGAGGCAGAGCCTCCGCTGGGTCGCAGCCGAGCGGTTCAGCCAGTTTacgatctgtattttctaaacatcagaCTAGAAAGAGGAGTTGGCTCAGACTCAAAGAGGCAGATTTAGCTGGAGTAGAAGGTTTTGTTGCGCTGCCCCTGGGGGGCGGGATGAGACAACTgactgatgatttatgattggtttggaatttattgcgtaataaat from Epinephelus lanceolatus isolate andai-2023 chromosome 18, ASM4190304v1, whole genome shotgun sequence harbors:
- the LOC117268311 gene encoding GTPase IMAP family member 9-like isoform X1: MASEDNLLPAEQLRIVLVGKVQAGKTSVMNALLRYPEEDEELASKGQTLLIPYTQKCQREEVKVGRQNVVVVDTPGLCHAEKEDEEVMAEIKQCVSLAEPGPHVFLFVMELETFTDEGQDMVKIIKKTFGENMVDYSMVLFTHGNELQRATRTIEEFIGEGNLKNFVEECKGGCHVIENEDHSPSQVTELLKKINYMVQENKGNFYTTKMFQDAQKEANGPDVRKKISLSVGGSALAGAGVGGAISYFAGAGLATTAGAAAGAAVGGVMGGVGIVTVERIKAKRCVMQ
- the LOC117268311 gene encoding GTPase IMAP family member 9-like isoform X2, producing the protein MASEDNLLPEQLRIVLVGKVQAGKTSVMNALLRYPEEDEELASKGQTLLIPYTQKCQREEVKVGRQNVVVVDTPGLCHAEKEDEEVMAEIKQCVSLAEPGPHVFLFVMELETFTDEGQDMVKIIKKTFGENMVDYSMVLFTHGNELQRATRTIEEFIGEGNLKNFVEECKGGCHVIENEDHSPSQVTELLKKINYMVQENKGNFYTTKMFQDAQKEANGPDVRKKISLSVGGSALAGAGVGGAISYFAGAGLATTAGAAAGAAVGGVMGGVGIVTVERIKAKRCVMQ